Proteins encoded within one genomic window of Bradyrhizobium sp. 186:
- a CDS encoding VanZ family protein, whose protein sequence is MTRFYLIAGWLALGAIAFVTLGPVHDRPQVAPPHLEHFAAFLVLGLVFSLAYPNRSIHAITIAVGGAILLEGLQLLTPDRHGRLVDAMTKVAGAASGIMLARVALNSWQARLRSVPAVSNILRQSEQDQR, encoded by the coding sequence ATGACAAGATTTTATCTCATTGCGGGATGGCTAGCGCTGGGGGCCATAGCGTTCGTGACGCTTGGTCCCGTCCATGACAGACCCCAAGTTGCGCCGCCTCATCTGGAACATTTCGCAGCGTTTCTGGTGTTGGGCTTGGTATTCTCACTGGCCTATCCAAACCGGTCGATCCATGCAATCACAATCGCGGTTGGCGGCGCCATCCTCCTTGAGGGTCTGCAACTCCTGACGCCCGACCGACACGGTCGCCTGGTAGATGCAATGACCAAGGTTGCCGGGGCTGCTTCTGGCATTATGCTGGCTCGCGTTGCGCTCAACTCTTGGCAAGCTAGATTGAGAAGCGTGCCTGCGGTGAGCAACATTTTGAGGCAAAGCGAGCAGGATCA